A genomic region of Denticeps clupeoides chromosome 9, fDenClu1.1, whole genome shotgun sequence contains the following coding sequences:
- the zic5 gene encoding zinc finger protein ZIC 5 codes for MELPLSKRNSAIRLADLAATQPLPHQNMTGFPGTGGHHPHSHHAHLHPGEMANDPGVALAPFGPEHVAQTSALKPSPPQHVPGHHPEAQTAASFAGFPAAHPHPGYTSGRDYVLRRELSASAMHALGDQHGSASSPHHHHHHHHGVFISPTGAYGHAEGGAHALFAGLHEQAGPGAHHHHHALNGQMRLGLPADVYGRPEHFGHRPEHYGASALHGYNSMNLNVNLAAAPHGATGAFLRYMRQPIKQELICKWVEPEPEPEPRAKPPCSKTFSTMHELVNHVTVEHVGGPEQSSHVCFWEECPRQGKAFKAKYKLINHIRVHTGEKPFPCPFPGCGKVFARSENLKIHKRTHTGEKPFKCEFDGCDRKFANSSDRKKHSHVHTSDKPYYCKVRGCDKSYTHPSSLRKHMKVHCKSPPPPSAYQPTAASLGDPLSPAPESHRMRPSDLSPQVTNLNEWYVCQGSAGANHALHTPPSDAPTSDSDDEDSFRGADPRTML; via the exons ATGGAGCTCCCTTTGAGCAAGAGGAACTCGGCGATAAGATTAGCGGATTTGGCAGCGACTCAGCCCCTTCCTCATCAGAATATGACAGGCTTCCCGGGGACAGGGGGGCACCACCCGCACTCCCACCATGCCCACCTCCACCCCGGGGAGATGGCCAACGACCCCGGAGTGGCTCTCGCGCCATTCGGACCCGAGCACGTGGCGCAGACGAGCGCGCTCAAGCCCAGTCCGCCCCAGCACGTCCCCGGCCACCATCCCGAAGCCCAGACCGCGGCGTCCTTCGCCGGCTTCCCCGCGGCCCACCCCCACCCGGGCTACACCTCCGGCCGGGACTACGTCCTCAGGAGAGAGCTCTCCGCCTCCGCCATGCACGCGCTTGGCGACCAGCACGGTTCCGCCTCCTcccctcaccaccaccaccaccaccaccatggcGTGTTCATCTCGCCAACAGGTGCTTACGGCCACGCGGAAGGTGGTGCCCACGCGCTTTTCGCGGGGCTCCACGAGCAGGCGGGCCCCGgcgcccaccaccaccaccacgcccTCAACGGCCAGATGCGCCTGGGTCTCCCGGCGGACGTCTACGGCAGGCCGGAGCACTTCGGCCACAGGCCCGAGCACTATGGAGCCTCCGCCCTGCACGGCTACAACTCCATGAACCTGAACGTGAACCTCGCGGCGGCCCCGCACGGCGCCACGGGGGCCTTCCTGCGGTACATGCGGCAGCCCATCAAGCAGGAGCTCATCTGCAAGTGGGTcgagccggagccggagcccgAGCCCCGCGCCAAGCCGCCCTGCTCCAAGACCTTCAGCACCATGCACGAGCTGGTGAACCACGTCACGGTGGAGCACGTCGGCGGGCCCGAGCAGAGCAGCCACGTCTGCTTCTGGGAGGAGTGCCCGCGCCAGGGCAAGGCGTTCAAGGCCAAGTACAAGCTGATCAACCACATCCGGGTGCACACGGGCGAGAAGCCGTTCCCGTGCCCGTTCCCCGGCTGCGGGAAGGTGTTCGCGCGCTCGGAGAACCTGAAGATCCACAAGCGGACGCACAcgg GGGAGAAGCCCTTCAAGTGCGAGTTCGACGGCTGCGACCGGAAATTCGCCAACAGCAGCGACAGGAAGAAGCACTCCCACGTGCACACCAGCGACAAGCCGTACTACTGCAAGGTCCGCGGCTGCGACAAGTCCTACACGCACCCCAGCTCCCTGAGGAAGCACATGAAGGTGCACTGCAAGTCGCCGCCGCCCCCCTCCGCGTACCAGCCCACGGCCGCGAGCCTCGGGGACCCCCTGTCGCCCGCGCCCGAGTCGCACCGGATGCGCCCGAGCGACCTGTCGCCGCAGGTCACCAACCTGAACGAGTGGTACGTGTGCCAGGGCAGCGCCGGGGCCAACCACGCCCTCCACACGCCGCCGAGCGACGCGCCCACGTCGGACTCGGACGACGAGGACTCGTTCAGGGGCGCGGACCCACGGACCATGCTCTAG
- the clybl gene encoding citramalyl-CoA lyase, mitochondrial, protein MAHCVARAVRKTVVHDACRLALATVPWCHVSCRGHHTPGTSLRYVPRRAVLYVPGNDERKMQKLTKLDVDCAVFDCEDGVAANKKGEARETITRMLPELALGRTEKCVRVNSVSSGLADADLEVVLQGKLLPVALMLPKVENREEVQWFVGRFLQHLKGRALSEPVRLVAFVETAVGLLNFQDVCEELQKLQPEVGLHHDGVVFGSDDFCASIGATRTSDARELLYARQKVVVTAKAFGLQAIDLVHIDYRDEAGLRQQAREGALMGFTGKQVIHPNQVNVVQEEFSPSQERIKWAHDLIASFNEHQELGKGAFTFRGSMIDMPLLRQAQNIVTLAAAIPAK, encoded by the exons CGATGCCTGCAGACTTGCATTGGCCACCGTGCCCTGGTGTCATGTCAGCTGTCGTGGCCACCACACCCCGGGCACATCGCTGAGGTACGTTCCCCGCCGCGCAGTGCTTTACGTCCCCGGAAACGATGAGAGAAAGATGCAGAAGCTGACCAAGCTGGACGTGGACTGCGCCGTGTTCGACTGCGAAGACGGAGTGGCTGCGAACAAGAAG GGGGAAGCTCGAGAAACCATCACGAGGATGCTGCCTGAGCTGGCGTTGGGACGCACGGAGAAGTGTGTCCGGGTGAACTCCGTGTCCAGCGGCCTGGCGGACGCAGACCTGGAGGTCGTCCTGCAGGGGAAGCTGCTGCCCGTGGCCCTCATGCTGCCCAAGGTGGAGAACAGGGAGGAAGTGCAGtgg tttGTTGGCAGGTTTCTGCAGCACTTGAAGGGCCGGGCGCTGTCGGAGCCTGTTCGCCTAGTCGCCTTTGTGGAAACCGCTGTGGGTCTGCTCAATTTTCAG GACGTGTGTGAGGAGCTTCAGAAGCTCCAGCCGGAGGTTGGCCTGCATCACGACGGTGTCGTCTTTGGTTCGGACGACTTTTGCGCCAGCATAg GTGCCACGCGAACCAGCGACGCCCGGGAGCTGCTCTACGCCCGGCAGAAAGTGGTGGTGACCGCCAAAGCGTTCGGCCTGCAGGCCATCGACCTGGTTCACATTGACTACCGGGACGAGGCAGGGCTCCGTCAGCAGGCCAGGGAGGGAGCGCTGATGGGCTTTACCG GTAAACAAGTTATCCACCCCAACCAGGTCAATGTGGTCCAAGAAGAATTCTCCCCGAGTCAAGAGAGAATAAAGTGGGCACACGATTTAATAGCGTCCTTTAATGAGCATCAGGAATTGGGAAAG GGTGCCTTCACCTTCCGAGGCAGCATGATTGACATGCCGCTGCTGAGGCAGGCCCAGAACATCGTTACTCTGGCCGCCGCCATCCCGGCGAAGTGA